A region of Anopheles merus strain MAF chromosome 2R, AmerM5.1, whole genome shotgun sequence DNA encodes the following proteins:
- the LOC121590715 gene encoding uncharacterized protein LOC121590715, protein MSLGQSVGSIVPARQFVRQVAMYRQVSVWTLLLTVVLRQTAGDIPVDEAEHEQLLTVVPCIRRLCEKYFRSERAMKGSLAIINIKPDASTFQQHILRSFNEDPRHEMGVMVKDASRPHLNASHVTEKAKNYLMLIADSSALAAPIRQLRRLPTWNPLAQVVVVFTAELTPLVFEIEVRNVLQELFDHSVLNVNVMVQRYNTSVLEVWTWFPYESGSCADNIERLRLVDECEYAFQEPDPERNVRAAWVYRERHYFSDYGPKIPKYYHYCPLKVSTSIWEPFVVGNASHIEKGLEVLMLDVITARMRLVPVFSVIDGSLTTARITADNQTGLYADVLQRRTDLMIGGLHENPISRKLLSATIPYFQDDLTWCVPTARHAPKWLNVFIIFNVWTWLIAIGIIFAAAGLLFRFNYVEGLYRVNYTWMLLQSLAFSLSVYAHYWPRRVSIRLFLIGYMFYGLHWNAAYHSFLISVLTRPRYEPQIATVQQAIEAGFGFAGAENTLGHFDKPDGVSRHIAAHYAVCRNLDECLGRLRRERTVAIAMSRAHSSNSRAIGEAELYCFSKAENIYTYSVSMLAKKDFHLLPKINELIRRISESGLLGKWQKESEKIRIDHDEDEGAGGDEGGGSGGDGEKSGEGQTILRLDHIEGAFLLGAAGLLLALAAFIGELLYYRAKRRYRWRDNLADRYLL, encoded by the coding sequence ATGTCGCTGGGTCAATCGGTTGGGTCAATCGTTCCTGCTCGTCAGTTTGTTCGGCAGGTCGCAATGTACCGGCAGGTGAGCGTTTGGACGCTACTGCTGACCGTGGTGCTGCGCCAGACCGCCGGGGACATACCGGTGGACGAAGCGGAACACGAGCAGCTGCTCACGGTCGTGCCCTGCATCAGGCGGCTGTGCGAGAAGTACTTTCGGTCGGAACGCGCCATGAAGGGTTCGCTggccatcatcaacatcaagcCGGACGCGTCCACTTTCCAGCAGCACATATTGCGCTCGTTCAACGAGGACCCCCGGCACGAGATGGGCGTGATGGTGAAGGACGCTTCCCGGCCGCACCTGAACGCATCGCACGTGACGGAGAAGGCCAAGAACTACCTGATGCTGATTGCCGACTCGTCGGCGCTGGCCGCCCCGATCCGGCAGCTGCGCCGGCTGCCCACCTGGAACCCGCTGGcccaggtggtggtggtgttcacGGCCGAGCTGACGCCGCTCGTCTTCGAGATCGAGGTGCGGAACGTGCTCCAGGAGCTGTTCGACCATTCCGTGCTGAACGTGAACGTGATGGTGCAGCGGTACAACACGTCCGTGCTAGAGGTGTGGACCTGGTTCCCGTACGAGAGTGGCAGCTGTGCTGACAACATCGAGCGGTTGCGGCTGGTCGACGAGTGTGAGTATGCGTTCCAGGAGCCGGACCCGGAGCGCAACGTGCGCGCCGCCTGGGTGTACCGCGAGCGGCACTACTTTTCCGACTATGGGCCGAAGATCCCGAAGTACTACCACTACTGCCCGCTCAAGGTGTCGACCAGCATTTGGGAGCCGTTCGTCGTGGGCAACGCGAGCCACATCGAGAAGGGGCTAGAGGTGCTAATGCTGGACGTGATCACGGCCCGGATGCGCCTGGTACCGGTGTTTAGCGTGATCGACGGCAGCCTCACGACGGCACGCATCACGGCGGACAACCAGACGGGGCTGTACGCGGACGTGTTGCAGCGACGAACCGACCTAATGATTGGCGGGCTGCACGAAAACCCGATCAGTCGGAAGCTGCTGTCGGCCACGATACCGTACTTTCAGGACGATCTTACCTGGTGCGTGCCGACCGCCCGACACGCACCCAAGTGGCTGAACGTGTTCATCATCTTCAACGTGTGGACGTGGCTGATCGCGATCGGGATCATCTTCGCGGCGGCCGGGCTGCTGTTCCGGTTCAACTACGTCGAGGGGTTGTACCGGGTGAACTACACCTGGATGCTGCTCCAGTCGCTGGCGTTCTCGCTGAGCGTGTACGCGCACTACTGGCCGCGGCGCGTCTCCATCCGGCTGTTCCTGATCGGGTACATGTTTTACGGACTGCACTGGAACGCGGCCTACCACAGCTTCCTGATCTCGGTACTGACGCGCCCCCGGTACGAGCCGCAGATTGCCACCGTCCAGCAGGCGATCGAGGCCGGGTTTGGGTTTGCGGGTGCGGAAAACACGCTCGGCCACTTTGACAAACCGGACGGCGTGTCGCGCCACATTGCCGCGCACTACGCGGTGTGCAGGAATTTGGACGAGTGTCTGGGGCGGCTGCGCCGGGAGCGCACGGTTGCGATCGCTATGAGCCGGGCCCATTCGAGCAACAGCCGGGCGATCGGGGAGGCCGAGCTGTACTGCTTCTCGAAGGCGGAAAACATCTACACCTACTCGGTGAGTATGCTGGCGAAGAAGGACTTTCATCTGCTGCCGAAGATCAACGAGCTAATACGGCGGATCAGCGAGAGCGGGCTGCTGGGCAAGTGGCAGAAGGAGAGCGAAAAGATCCGCATCGATCACGATGAGGACGAGGGGGCGGGAGGCGATGAAGGAGGGGGCAGCGGAGGGGATGGTGAGAAAAGTGGAGAAGGACAGACGATTCTGCGGCTGGATCACATCGAGGGCGCCTTTCTGCTCGGTGCCGCCGGACTGCTGCTCGCGCTGGCTGCGTTCATCGGCGAGCTGCTGTACTACCGGGCGAAGCGGCGCTATCGATGGCGAGACAATCTGGCCGATCGGTATCTTTTGTAG